The Engystomops pustulosus chromosome 9, aEngPut4.maternal, whole genome shotgun sequence genome includes a window with the following:
- the ZBTB26 gene encoding zinc finger and BTB domain-containing protein 26, producing the protein MCERTEMLHFTLDNHGDSMLGRMNGLREQNKFCDVTVYIDEVEVPGHKVVFAAGSPYLRDQFLLSNTQEVHISILQNSEAGKHLLLSCYTGVLEFPEMELVNYLTAASFLQMSHVVERCTQALWKFIKPRQDPERKTEEDETIEAPEVVEPEEEMGDALQPDSPVTTNSDDSSDTDDIQIVKVESIGDMSGDKAKVTQSQFMSSDQTSLHSLEPQHSLINSTVENRAGEADNNPIHNYTVSDNSSDNMGPSPKETFGPNNRILDKTLQWHHQCPKCTRVFRHLENYANHLKMHKLFMCLLCGKTFTQKGNLHRHMRVHAGIKPFQCKICGKTFSQKCSLQDHLNLHSGDKPHKCNYCDMVFAHKPVLRKHLKQLHGKNSFDNAHERNSQDVSLDFDSFAHDGSEMITQSLHK; encoded by the coding sequence ATGTGTGAGAGAACGGAAATGCTTCACTTCACGCTGGATAACCACGGGGACTCCATGCTGGGGAGGATGAATGGGCTGAGGGAGCAGAACAAGTTCTGTGATGTCACGGTGTACATTGATGAGGTGGAGGTCCCGGGGCATAAGGTGGTGTTTGCCGCCGGTTCCCCTTATCTCAGGGATCAGTTTCTCCTCAGTAACACCCAGGAGGTCCACATCTCCATATTACAGAACTCCGAAGCGGGGAAGCACCTTCTTCTGTCCTGTTACACCGGTGTCctggagttcccagagatggAGCTTGTGAACTACCTGACGGCCGCCAGCTTCCTGCAGATGAGTCACGTGGTAGAAAGATGTACTCAGGCCTTGTGGAAGTTTATCAAACCCAGACAAGACCCCGAGCGGAAAACTGAAGAAGACGAAACCATAGAAGCTCCAGAGGTTGTGGAAcctgaggaggagatgggggatgCCCTACAACCAGACTCCCCAGTGACCACCAACTCTGACGATAGCTCGGATACAGATGACATCCAGATTGTCAAAGTCGAGTCCATCGGTGACATGTCCGGTGACAAAGCCAAAGTAACCCAAAGCCAGTTCATGTCTTCTGACCAGACGTCTCTGCACTCCTTGGAGCCTCAGCACTCCCTTATCAATTCCACCGTGGAAAACCGAGCCGGAGAGGCGGACAACAATCCTATCCACAACTACACAGTGTCCGACAACAGCAGCGACAATATGGGACCGTCGCCTAAGGAAACATTTGGTCCAAACAACAGGATTTTAGACAAAACGCTGCAGTGGCATCACCAGTGTCCCAAGTGTACGCGAGTGTTTCGCCACTTGGAAAACTACGCCAACCACTTAAAAATGCACAAGCTGTTTATGTGTTTATTATGCGGGAAAACATTCACGCAGAAAGGCAACCTGCACAGGCACATGCGGGTACACGCGGGCATCAAGCCCTTCCAGTGTAAGATATGTGGTAAGACTTTCTCCCAGAAATGCTCCTTACAGGACCACCTCAACCTGCACAGCGGAGACAAGCCCCACAAATGCAACTACTGCGATATGGTCTTTGCGCACAAACCCGTATTACGGAAACACCTAAAGCAACTGCACGGTAAAAACAGCTTTGACAATGCCCACGAGCGCAACAGCCAGGACGTCAGTCTGGACTTTGACTCTTTTGCCCACGATGGCAGTGAAATGATCACTCAGAGTTTACATAAGTAA